The Priestia megaterium NBRC 15308 = ATCC 14581 region AGCTTTTTATGTAAAACCGTCTAATTGGACACCTTTTATGCCTTATGGAATTGAAGGTGTTGTGACAGGGGGCGCGGCCGTATTTTTTGCTTTCTTAGGTTTTGATGCCTTATCTACATCAGCAGAAGAAGTAAAGAATCCGCAGCGCAATTTGCCCATTGGAATTATTAGTTCACTTGTGATCTGCACGATTATTTATGTAGCAGTATGCCTTGTTATGACTGGAGTTGTTTCGTACAAGGAATTGAATGTTCCAGAAGCAATGGCCTATGTTCTCCATTCAGTAGGACAAAATGCAGTGGCAGGAGTTATTGCTGCAGGAGCCGTCATTGGAATCATGGCTGTTATTTTCGCCTACATTTATGCAGCAACACGCATTTTATTCTCAATGAGCCGCGACGGCTTGCTGCCAAAAGCATTTGCTAAAACAAATGAGAAAACGGGAGTTCCGACTCTTTCTACTTGGCTAGTAGGGATTATCGGAGCGTTAATTTCAGGATTTATTGATCTAAAAGAACTTGCGAATTTAGCAAATATCGGAGCTCTTTTAACTTTCGGCATGGTGGGCGTCAGCATTATCATCTTACGTAAAACGCACCCAACTTTAAAACGTGGATTTACAATGCCGTTTGTACCTGTTTTACCAATTTTATCTGTATTATCTTGTTTATTTTTAATGATTAATCTTCCTAAAACAACATGGCTGTATTTTAGCATATGGATTGTGCTTGGTATAGTTGTATATGTCGGTTATTCTCGTAAACACAGTCGATTAACAAATAAAGAAATGAAAAAAGTAAGTTAAAAGTAAAAAAAGAGCCTTTCAGCAAAGAAAGGCTCTTTTTTACTTATTGTTCGGTTGTTAGACAGTTAGAACGATTG contains the following coding sequences:
- a CDS encoding amino acid permease gives rise to the protein MGKLFKKKSIEQLLEQSQNKSLVKTLGAFDLTLLGIGAVIGTGVLVLTGLVAANDAGPAVIFSFILASIVCGFAALCYAEFASTIPVSGSVYTYTYATIGEVVAHLMGWTLLSVYLLTMSAVANGWSSYFNNFLEGFGFSLPKELITIPANGGLVNLPAICITLLITWLLSRGTKESKKVNNFMVLVKLFIILLFIIVGAFYVKPSNWTPFMPYGIEGVVTGGAAVFFAFLGFDALSTSAEEVKNPQRNLPIGIISSLVICTIIYVAVCLVMTGVVSYKELNVPEAMAYVLHSVGQNAVAGVIAAGAVIGIMAVIFAYIYAATRILFSMSRDGLLPKAFAKTNEKTGVPTLSTWLVGIIGALISGFIDLKELANLANIGALLTFGMVGVSIIILRKTHPTLKRGFTMPFVPVLPILSVLSCLFLMINLPKTTWLYFSIWIVLGIVVYVGYSRKHSRLTNKEMKKVS